In a genomic window of Rhododendron vialii isolate Sample 1 chromosome 12a, ASM3025357v1:
- the LOC131309875 gene encoding ABC transporter G family member 29-like, whose translation MEDVEKVHDSISQNISRSVPMGNWSTMEEDHSQNQKSSHAEEEEEALKWAALEKLPTYARLRTSIIKSFVESTVVHKEVDVRKLDLNDRTQLIDSLFRVPEEDNEKFLKKFRNRTEKVGIILPTVEVRFENLTIEADCYIGDRALPTLPNTALNIAESALSLVGIRLAERTKLTILRDASGIIKPSRMTLLLGPPSSGKTTLLLALAGKLDPTLKVRGEVTYNGHRLNEFVPQKTSAYISQNDVHVGEMTVKETLNFSARCQGVGFRYELLTELARRERDAGIFPEAEVDLFMKATALEGVGSNLIIDYTLRILGLDVCRDTIVGDEMKRGISGGQRKRVTTGEMIVGSTKTLFMDEISTGLDSSTTFQMVKCLQQIAHLTQATILMSVLQPAPETFDLFDDIILLSEGRIVYQGPREHTLEFFQSCGFNCPQRKGTADFLREVTARKDQEQYWADTTKPYRYISVTEFASRFKRFHAGLQLKNELSGPYDKAQSHAAALVYKKYPVPMWELLKASFDKEWLLIKRNSFVYVFKTAQIIIVAIITSTVFLRTKMHAGNEVDGAMYIGALLFTILINMINGFSELALTVQRLPVFYKHRDLLFYPTWAFTLPTFLLRIPISVLESIAWTVMTYYTIGYAPEASRFFKQLLVVFLLQQMAAGLFRLIAGVGRTMTIAYSGGTLALLIVVMLSGFILPKGQIPKWWEWGYWVSPVTYGFNALAVNEMFAPRWMNKLASDNVTRLGVKVLKNLDVFAERNWLWIGAAALLGFVVLFNILFTLALMYLNPLGKPQAIISKETARAMEAHTEETKEAPRLKTTRSKIGSAADGNNPREIEIQQMSSQSRVNSRNEDSSLEVARGVATKRGMILPFTPLSLSFDCLNYFVDMPPEMREQGVTEDKLQLLQEATGAFRPGVLTALMGVSGAGKTTLMDVLAGRKTGGYIEGDVMISGFPKKQETFARISGYCEQNDIHSPQVTVHESLIYSAFLRLPKEVKMDEKMVFVDEVMDLVELDNLKDAIVGLPGITGLSTEQRKRLTIAVELVANPSIIFMDEPTSGLDARAAAIVMRTVRNTVDTGRTVVCTIHQPSIEIFETFDELLLMKRGGQVIYSGPLGRNSHKIIEYFTAIPGVPRIKERYNPATWMLEVSSVAAEVRLGIDFSQHYKSSALYQRNKALVQELSAPPPGAKDLYFPTQFSQSTWGQFKSCLWKQWCSYWRSPAYNLARFFFALAAALVSGTIFWKVGAKRDNTSDLETVIGAMFVAVLFVGVNNCKTVQPLVAVERTVIYRERAAGMYSALPYALAQVIVEIPYVLVQASYFVLIVYGMVDFEWTAPKFFWFFFITYISFLYFTYFGMMTVSITPNNQVAAIVASAFFTLFILFSGFFIPRSRIPKWWIWYYRICPVAWTVYGFIVSQYGDIVDTIKVPGVVPDPTVKWYLEHHFGYEPNFIGPVAGVLVSFTVFFAFMYAYCIKTLNFQRR comes from the exons ATGGAGGACGTCGAAAAAGTGCATGATTCAATAAGCCAAAACATAAGCAGGAGCGTCCCCATGGGCAATTGGAGTACTATGGAAGAAGATCATAGCCAAAACCAAAAGAGTAGTCATgcggaggaagaagaagaagctctcAAATGGGCTGCTTTAGAGAAGTTGCCAACGTATGCTAGGTTACGAACAAGCATCATAAAATCTTTCGTGGAGAGCACAGTGGTACACAAGGAGGTTGATGTGCGGAAACTTGATTTGAATGATCGAACACAACTCATCGATAGTCTCTTTAGGGTTCCTGAGGAAGATAACGagaaattcttgaaaaagttCAGAAACCGAACTGAGAA GGTTGGGATTATCCTTCCAACGGTGGAAGTTAGGTTTGAGAATTTAACCATAGAAGCGGATTGCTACATTGGGGACAGAGCTCTTCCCACTCTTCCAAACACGGCCTTAAATATTGCCGAGTCAGCATTGAGTTTGGTTGGTATCCGATTGGCCGAAAGAACAAAGCTCACAATTTTGAGAGATGCCTCCGGTATTATAAAACCATCAAG GATGACACTTTTACTGGGCCCACCATCCTCTGGGAAGACAACCCTCTTGTTGGCACTGGCTGGAAAGTTGGACCCCACCTTGAAG GTAAGAGGAGAAGTAACTTATAACGGACACAGACTCAACGAGTTTGTACCACAAAAAACATCAGCATATATAAGCCAAAATGATGTTCATGTGGGAGAAATGACTGTGAAAGAAACCCTGAATTTCTCCGCAAGGTGCCAAGGGGTTGGGTTCCGATATG AACTGTTAACTGAGCTTGCAAGAAGGGAGAGAGATGCTGGAATTTTTCCTGAGGCCGAGGTTGACCTTTTCATGAAG gCAACTGCATTGGAAGGTGTAGGGAGCAACCTAATTATCGACTACACCCTCAGG ATATTGGGACTTGATGTATGTCGTGACACGATTGTTGGAGATGAGATGAAGCGAGGAATATCAGGAGGACAAAGAAAGCGAGTAACGACAG GGGAGATGATTGTTGGGTCCACCAAAACTCTATTCATGGATGAGATATCAACAGGCCTTGATAGCTCTACAACATTTCAAATGGTGAAGTGCTTGCAGCAGATTGCACACCTCACTCAAGCTACCATCCTAATGTCCGTACTCCAACCCGCTCCTGAGACGTTTGATCTATTCGATGACATCATTCTCTTATCAGAGGGCCGGATTGTTTATCAGGGCCCTCGAGAGCACACACTTGAGTTCTTCCAGAGCTGTGGGTTCAATTGCCCACAGAGGAAAGGAACCGCTGATTTCTTGCGAGAG GTTACCGCAAGGAAGGACCAAGAGCAATACTGGGCCGACACAACCAAACCATACAGATATATATCAGTCACTGAGTTCGCGAGCAGATTCAAACGATTCCACGCGGGCCTCCAGCTCAAGAATGAGCTCTCGGGCCCTTACGACAAGGCCCAAAGCCACGCAGCTGCTCTAGTCTACAAAAAATATCCAGTCCCCATGTGGGAACTTCTCAAGGCCTCATTTGACAAAGAATGGCTGCTGATCAAGAGAAACTCCTTCGTGTACGTATTCAAGACCGCACAGATCATCATTGTGGCGATCATCACATCAACGGTTTTCCTGAGAACTAAAATGCACGCTGGGAATGAAGTGGATGGGGCTATGTATATTGGTGCACTTTTGTTCACCATACTCATCAACATGATCAATGGTTTTTCTGAACTAGCACTTACCGTGCAAAGGCTTCCAGTGTTTTATAAGCACAGAGACCTGCTGTTTTACCCAACTTGGGCTTTCACCCTCCCTACTTTCCTGCTCAGAATACCAATATCGGTGCTCGAGTCCATTGCTTGGACTGTCATGACATATTACACAATTGGATATGCACCTGAAGCTAGCAG GTTCTTCAAGCAATTGTTGGTAGTGTTTCTGCTCCAACAAATGGCTGCTGGGTTGTTCAGGCTCATTGCTGGAGTCGGTAGGACCATGACCATAGCCTACAGTGGTGGAACTCTAGCTCTCCTCATTGTCGTCATGCTCAGTGGTTTCATCCTTCCAAAAG GTCAAATCCCGAAGTGGTGGGAGTGGGGTTACTGGGTGTCGCCTGTGACCTACGGTTTCAATGCTTTGGCTGTAAATGAGATGTTTGCTCCAAGGTGGATGAACAAATTG GCTTCGGATAATGTTACTAGATTGGGTGTCAAAGTGCTAAAGAACTTGGATGTGTTCGCTGAAAGAAACTGGCTTTGGATTGGGGCAGCAGCTCTTTTGGGTTTCGTAGTTCTATTCAACATTCTCTTCACCCTTGCTCTTATGTACTTAAACC CTCTTGGAAAGCCACAAGCTATAATCTCCAAAGAAACAGCGAGGGCGATGGAAGCTCACACGGAAGAAACTAAGGAAGCACCAAGACTTAAAACAACCAGATCGAAGATAGGATCAGCTGCTGACGGGAACAATCCAA GAGAAATAGAAATCCAACAAATGAGCAGCCAATCCAGGGTCAACAGTAGAAATGAAGATTCAAGTCTTGAGGTTGCGCGTGGAGTTGCTACAAAGAGAGGAATGATTCTTCCTTTCACTCCTCTCTCCTTGTCTTTTGATTGTCTGAATTACTTTGTGGATATGCCCCCA GAGATGAGGGAACAAGGAGTAACAGAGGACAAGCTCCAATTACTTCAGGAAGCAACCGGTGCATTTAGGCCTGGTGTTCTGACTGCACTGATGGGAGTCAGTGGGGCTGGAAAAACGACACTAATGGATGTGCTAGCGGGCAGGAAAACAGGTGGTTACATTGAAGGCGATGTTATGATTTCAGGATTCCCCAAGAAACAAGAAACCTTTGCCAGAATTTCTGGATACTGTGAGCAAAATGACATCCACTCACCCCAAGTCACCGTTCATGAATCCTTGATTTACTCGGCTTTCCTTCGACTGCCAAAGGAAGTTAAAATGGACGAAAAGATG GTTTTTGTGGATGAAGTGATGGATCTAGTTGAACTAGACAATCTCAAGGATGCTATTGTTGGGCTTCCAGGAATAACAGGTTTGTCAACAGAACAGAGAAAGAGATTGACAATAGCAGTGGAGCTAGTTGCCAATCCATCAATCATATTCATGGATGAACCAACTTCGGGTCTTGATGCAAGAGCAGCTGCAATTGTTATGAGAACTGTGAGAAACACAGTGGATACAGGGAGAACAGTGGTTTGCACAATACATCAGCCTAGCATAGAAATCTTTGAAACATTTGATGAG CTGCTACTGATGAAAAGGGGAGGACAAGTAATATATTCAGGACCACTGGGACGCAACTCTCACAAGATTATTGAGTATTTCACG GCAATTCCTGGAGTTCCCAGAATTAAAGAAAGATACAATCCAGCGACATGGATGCTAGAAGTGAGCTCAGTTGCAGCAGAAGTCCGACTTGGAATAGATTTTTCTCAACACTACAAATCATCAGCCTTGTATCA AAGAAACAAGGCTCTAGTGCAGGAGTTGAGTGCACCTCCACCGGGGGCAAAAGACCTCTATTTCCCAACACAATTCTCTCAATCAACATGGGGGCAATTCAAATCCTGCCTGTGGAAGCAGTGGTGTTCTTATTGGAGAAGTCCTGCTTACAACCTTGCGAGGTTCTTCTTTGCCTTAGCAGCTGCCCTTGTGAGTGGAACAATCTTTTGGAAGGTTGGGGCAAAAAG GGACAATACAAGTGATCTGGAAACGGTCATCGGGGCAATGTTTGTTGCTGTCCTTTTTGTTGGAGTAAATAATTGCAAAACAGTACAACCTCTGGTAGCTGTTGAAAGAACAGTAATTTATCGAGAAAGAGCTGCCGGAATGTACTCTGCATTACCATATGCCTTGGCACAG GTGATTGTGGAAATACCATATGTGCTAGTTCAAGcctcttattttgttcttataGTGTATGGCATGGTGGACTTCGAATGGACAGCGCCTAAATTCTTCTGGTTCTTCTTCATCACATATATCTCCTTTCTCTACTTCACGTACTTTGGAATGATGACCGTTTCCATAACACCAAACAACCAAGTAGCAGCCATTGTTGCCTCTGCTTTCTTTACTCTCTTCATTCTTTTCTCGGGTTTCTTCATTCCCAGATCG agaATCCCAAAGTGGTGGATATGGTACTACAGGATCTGCCCAGTGGCGTGGACAGTCTATGGGTTTATTGTGTCACAGTATGGTGATATTGTGGACACCATTAAAGTGCCCGGGGTGGTGCCTGATCCAACTGTAAAATGGTACTTGGAGCATCATTTCGGCTATGAACCAAACTTCATTGGACCAGTCGCTGGCGTATTGGTTAGTTTCACGGTCTTCTTTGCCTTCATGTATGCTTACTGCATCAAAACTTTGAACTTCCAAAGGCGGTAG